In Raphanus sativus cultivar WK10039 unplaced genomic scaffold, ASM80110v3 Scaffold3746, whole genome shotgun sequence, the genomic window TCCTGGCCCCTCACTCATTCCAATTTAGGAGacaagttttaaaacaaaaaccatGGTGAGACGATTTTCAGTTTAGGCATTTAGAGATAAAAATGTTGGCAAAGAGCTGTTGgaaattattactattattagaAATTTCATAGTACATGTTTAATACTCATCAGTTACCGAATATAGTCTGATAATAATAGTTTCCAACATTTTAAACTTACTAAACTGAATAAAGACGTGACTTAGTAGGATATCAGAAAAAGATTGTTGCCAATGCCACGAAAGCTGAGGCCAAGCTAATTCCGGCAAAGTTGATGGCCGGAGCCGAGTCTGATGGTTTGGCCGTTGAAGAAGCTGAACCTCCGGCGGAGCCGCTTTCTgttcatgtattttaaaaacaaaataaatactcCACAACTGCTATTTTGCCAAATAATAAGCTAAATAACAAAAGGGGActgtatttttttagaaatatcatAGGATAGTACTAAAACACAATTAAAAGAACACACAAtctcaaaataatattaattaaaatttaatgacgtttttattttatatttggttttgaGATCATAGGTTAAGAAATTAATTGGGATATTTAAAGTAATTTAGTCATTTTGCCTTTTAATTAGTgatcttttgaagatttttatCTTTGTGTATTATttttgtcataatttttttttatctttgtgaTATCTAAGAGATTTGCCATTTAAAATAGTAACTAAACTTGTAACTTCTTTCCTGAATAGaatatttctaaaaacaaaacaaaagaaaatagtaaatgGGAAACCATGACAATATTTGAAATTCGGAACATTTGAAGGTTATGTATTACATACCAGCGGGAGATGCCGGAGGAGTTTTAGTAGTTCCCGGGGACGTCGAAGGCGTAGTAGTACCTTTACAAACACAAAATCAAACTTAAGTAAAACAATGTTTAGGCTGAAAAACAACAAACATACTAAATGGCGTCGTTGTAAGTTACTCACCGGTACTGGTTTTACATTGTGACACATCAGCGTTAGCACCACAAGCTTTGGGGAGAACAAGAGCGTTTTCTTTAGTTAAGTTAAGCGATCTAAGCATATCTACGTTGTTGAATACTGAGCAAAGACAGGTCACGTCGGTCTCGACGATCTCCTTCAACGGCATGCAACACGACGCTGGAGGCAGAGGAGCCGACGAGTGAAGATACGGCTGACACGGCATCAGTTTCTGTATACATGGCATCGAGTGAGCATCTCCTGCTCCGCCGCTTGGTGGTGTAGTTGGTGTAGTTGCCGCGTTAGACGACGAGATGGAGGAAAGTGCAAAAATGACGGCGACTGCGAACCTAACAATCTCCATTTTCAAGAAACAAcgcagtttttttctttctctaacggtttcttttgtttggtttttgtgTTTTGTGGAATTAGTAAATACAATCTCCACGTTCATATATACACACAGGTTGgttgtaattttattatttcttaaacCTAATCGACTTAACTGCCTATTTTTCCGAGAAACGGTTACCGAATCTGTTCTTATCCGATCCTTTTGTATAGGATAGAAGACTAAGCTTTGGATTAGTGACATTATAATTTGTTAATCCAAATATCGTGACAGAGTTTTTAAGAGTTTAGGTGATTGTTAATATAAGAAAGTCGAAGTAATGACCCGTAAACTTCAACGAGAAATAGTCTAATAGACAACGATTGTTATTACatgatatatatatcaatatatggTTTCTTGTAGTATTTTAATCATTACAGTCTCTAGTCTCTATGTATgcatagaaataaaaacatgtaTCCAATTTTGgtcgaaccaaaccaaaaaacgTTATGAAACTGAACCGAAATAATCTCAAACCGACCGAATTAATGTGGTTTAGACAAGTCTACTTACGTGGCCGGAATTGGTTAGTGGCAACGATACAACGTGGCAATTTATGAACTGGTTGAGTGACATTACTACCTCTTTCTTTCCCACGCTGAAAAAAGCATTTCTCTAGTAGCAgcaacaaaatcaaaattttgtagtTCGGAATCTTGAGTTTATGTATCTACAATTTTAACACTCTTAGAATGCAAAATCCTATATCAGTATTAATGAGCCCACCTTAGTATTGTGTCTTGTGAGTGTATATCTCTAGAGTCCAAGCCCTCTTATTTGTTTCTGATTTGATAAGCAATTCATGAAAGTACACTGTCTTCCATtctattaaagttttaatttagAACACCCAAAGGATGGCCACTCGGAGTCTAGATCCTCATATGCCCAAAAAACTTGGGAAAAGTAGGCAAGCAAAAGCAAGGTCTGGCTCAGTGTAATATAGTAGGCCATGTTCGATAAACTAACAATGGGTCTGACTTTTATTGGGCCCCATAATTAACAATTTTGAATCTTCTTAAGGAGTTAATTCGATTACATTCGAAATGTATGCTGAGGCTTGCTTTGGTAAATCATACTAGCAGGCTTAGTATTGTTTATGAACCTGTTTATTAATTAGGCATATGAACGAACACAACGAATTACGTGCATCTTTCACACATCTTTCTTACATAAAGTAACAAATTATTAGCAACTAGCTAGGCTGAAACAGAAACTCTATACTTTCTGGTTTGATTAGGATAAGGGAACTGATATTTGCAAAGGGTTGACTGTGATATTTACACATAGAGTTTTGGATTACCTTTTAATTTACAAACACTTCAtagctaaaaataattaatgaccCACTCGTATGACTATTACTACGCCGCGTAAGGGAGAGTGTGTACCTGACGCGTTCACCGCGTTGGATTGTGACACATTTCCCAGTCAGTTTCACGTTAACATCGGAACGGCTTCTTCGATCTTCATTTACTTAAGACAAAACAAAGGTTTCTAACCAAAAGAAACGTACCGATGAAAACTAGTACTATTTGCAATTGGATATGATATGATTTATTGAGTATTTAATCAAAAATTACAATTGAATAAGCTAATGAGTTAGAGAAAGGCTTGTCTGTTCAAGAATAATCCCTACTAATAATGGAACCCAATGATAATAATAACCTAAGGTGCTTGGTTTTTCGGGGAAAATATCCACTTAGTCAATCAAACGAATGAAAATATCTCTGCGGCACGTGAACTGACATGGTTGCGTGTTCCTTAGACCTCGTAACACGTCAAATTGAAATTAATAATCAATGTAGATATATAATACTAGTACATAgcaaaaaagaaatagatatCTGCTATGAGATACTATTTTAtgtaggatttttttttgtcaatatgtAGGATTTTATACAAGTATTTCGGTAGGAAAATAAAATCAGTTTtcgttaacaaaataaaatactctGTAATCGTTTGTACTCTTCTCATCCTCGTAATAAAACCCAGTTGAAGATTAGTAACTCAACTAGTCAACTGATAGCCATTCGTCTCTACTAACATATACTACAGtaacatttttaaaaccaaCAACATATGACTACAGTTTGTAAATGTGTTAATCCAGACAACCAAATATCATGTGTAACAAAACCCGAAAACAAATTCCGctactattaaatatataaagattcaATTTCAAATTCGTCAGTGATAGCTACCAAAGTACTACGTGGCTAGTGGACACATGCGTCCGTAGAAGAAGTGGCAATGACATCTATAAAAAGGTCAAAACTGAGCAGCTACACATATCCACAACAAAGCCACCAAACAACTCGCTCCAAAACCTCATCGCTCTAACGACAACAAATGGCAACTGCTAATCCTGAAACCGCTAAAGCCACGCCTGCCTCCGTGGACACAGCCAATCCGGAAGATCTCAAGAAAGTTTTCGACCAGTTCGACTCCAACGGCGACGGAAAG contains:
- the LOC130506862 gene encoding non-specific lipid transfer protein GPI-anchored 3-like; the protein is MEIVRFAVAVIFALSSISSSNAATTPTTPPSGGAGDAHSMPCIQKLMPCQPYLHSSAPLPPASCCMPLKEIVETDVTCLCSVFNNVDMLRSLNLTKENALVLPKACGANADVSQCKTSTGTTTPSTSPGTTKTPPASPAESGSAGGSASSTAKPSDSAPAINFAGISLASAFVALATIFF